In Bactrocera oleae isolate idBacOlea1 chromosome 3, idBacOlea1, whole genome shotgun sequence, a genomic segment contains:
- the LOC106623230 gene encoding uncharacterized protein isoform X3, with translation MSDNGEQQAPTQPATVSHPLQDIALDVPDDAAGGKQNWVKFDDDEAAHKNANNKRNTHSDDNIGNATRISPITVTSSSRDALAAEPATSMPIPANRSAPSALLPAPPSRKQTSVANASIPITTATTAAIARPRSPFSGKESASGAEAIVSASAPVQRAPTKTTVSVASPPTPAPDVAPAVLNTESTHVNLNASGRSQPKLQQHHTPTAQPSGQQLQHQQQKAKLSPSNVAGVASAGHLQQQQLHHHQQQLQQHQQHYQNNNGTSPSNGSSHKVAATTTAATTSNVSIPVETVPPMRTIELSTGRIREGFANGDVIVTLLPANTKWPWVTPAIFRPELVPEELMAQGLTLTVEEYVNAMETLVNDYRFTVYNICYKRILVCWILLAFTVLLTLLFSGLQGVALFSLGVGWLFLNAAAIFLCMWVKLRLSRGLEKCLARVNRQLMKHKILLILDDRGRISCHKVNLCFMYFDATQCVSFLNEFLEHTEQNGGEAIKAGWERKLDIDVNDIVIQGNNPVRLSRKQERGTQLFLRYASRWGMEALRGLVDVTPLEPGRHCGQFQCPCQYIKEHLQCKPRGYPCSCIAYATDPYLQDRF, from the exons ATGTCCGATAACGGTGAACAACAAGCGCCCACACAACCGGCCACCGTCTCACATCCACTGCAGGATATCGCCTTGGATGTGCCGGACGATGCTGCCGGTGGCAAACAAAACTGGGTTAAATTCGATGATGACGAGGCGGCACAtaaaaatgccaacaacaaaagaaacacACACAGTGACGATAACATAGGCAATGCCACACGCATTAGCCCTATCACCGTCACTAGCAGCAGCCGAGACGCGCTGGCAGCAGAACCAGCAACGTCGATGCCAATTCCGGCAAACCGGTCAGCCCCCTCCGCTCTACTACCAGCGCCGCCCAGTCGTAAGCAAACATCTGTCGCTAACGCGTCAATACCAATaacaacggcaacaacagcAGCCATAGCGCGACCACGTTCACCATTCAGCGGCAAAGAGAGTGCGAGCGGTGCCGAAGCGATCGTGTCAGCATCAGCACCTGTTCAG CGCgcaccaacaaaaacaacagtttcCGTCGCTTCACCTCCAACGCCAGCGCCGGATGTAGCACCCGCTGTTTTAAACACGGAGAGTACGCATGTCAATTTGAATGCTTCCGGTCGTTCGCAACCGAAACTACAACAACATCACACACCCACTGCACAGCCAAGCGGGCAACAGCTACAACATCAGCAGCAAAAGGCTAAATTGTCACCGTCAAATGTTGCTGGCGTCGCAAGTGCTGGCCATTTACAGCAGCAGCAACTGCATCATCAccaacaacagctacaacaacatcaacagcaTTATCAAAATAACAATGGCACATCGCCATCGAATGGTAGTAGCCATAaagtggcagcaacaacaacggcggCAACAACATCGAACGTATCAATACCCGTCGAAACGGTGCCACCGATGCGTACCATTGAACTGTCGACGGGTCGCATACGTGAAGGTTTCG cgaacgGCGATGTTATTGTTACTTTGTTACCTGCCAACACTAAGTGGCCATGGGTAACGCCAGCTATATTCCGTCCTGAACTTGTACCCGAAGAGCTGATGGCGCAAGGTCTAACC CTCACCGTCGAAGAGTACGTCAACGCCATGGAGACATTGGTCAACGATTACCGCTTCACCGTCTACAACATCTGCTACAAGCGTATACTCGTCTGCTGGATTTTGTTAGCCTTCACAGTATTGCTAACATTGCTCTTCTCCGGCCTACAGGGTGTGGCGCTCTTCTCGCTCGGCGTCGGTTGGCTCTTTCTTAATGCGGCCGCCATTTTCCTCTGCATGTGGGTAAAACTTCGCCTATCACGTGGCCTGGAGAAATGTTTGGCACGCGTCAATCGTCAGCTAATGAAGCATAAAATTCTACTCATACTCGACGACCGTGGACGCATCTCATGCCACAAAGTAAACTTGTGCTTCATGTATTTCGATGCGACGCAATGTGTTAGTTTCCTGAATGAATTTCTCGAACACACCGAACAAAATGGTGGTGAGGCTATCAAGGCGGGTTGGGAGCGCAAATTAGATATTGATGTGAATGATATTGTCATACAGGGCAATAATCCGGTGCGTTTGTCGCGCAAGCAG GAGCGCGGCACTCAGCTTTTCCTGCGTTATGCCTCACGATGGGGTATGGAGGCGTTACGTGGTCTGGTCGATGTTACGCCACTGGAGCCGGGACGTCATTGTGGACAATTCCAGTGTCCCTGCCAATACATAAAAGAGCATTTGCAGTGCAAACCGCGAG gATATCCTTGCAGTTGTATTGCTTACGCCACGGATCCCTACCTACAAGATCGCTTTTAA
- the LOC106623230 gene encoding uncharacterized protein isoform X2 codes for MSDNGEQQAPTQPATVSHPLQDIALDVPDDAAGGKQNWVKFDDDEAAHKNANNKRNTHSDDNIGNATRISPITVTSSSRDALAAEPATSMPIPANRSAPSALLPAPPSRKQTSVANASIPITTATTAAIARPRSPFSGKESASGAEAIVSASAPVQRAPTKTTVSVASPPTPAPDVAPAVLNTESTHVNLNASGRSQPKLQQHHTPTAQPSGQQLQHQQQKAKLSPSNVAGVASAGHLQQQQLHHHQQQLQQHQQHYQNNNGTSPSNGSSHKVAATTTAATTSNVSIPVETVPPMRTIELSTGRIREGFANGDVIVTLLPANTKWPWVTPAIFRPELVPEELMAQGLTLTVEEYVNAMETLVNDYRFTVYNICYKRILVCWILLAFTVLLTLLFSGLQGVALFSLGVGWLFLNAAAIFLCMWVKLRLSRGLEKCLARVNRQLMKHKILLILDDRGRISCHKVNLCFMYFDATQCVSFLNEFLEHTEQNGGEAIKAGWERKLDIDVNDIVIQGNNPVRLSRKQERGTQLFLRYASRWGMEALRGLVDVTPLEPGRHCGQFQCPCQYIKEHLQCKPRVVINSIGQVVWSRFPMYLE; via the exons ATGTCCGATAACGGTGAACAACAAGCGCCCACACAACCGGCCACCGTCTCACATCCACTGCAGGATATCGCCTTGGATGTGCCGGACGATGCTGCCGGTGGCAAACAAAACTGGGTTAAATTCGATGATGACGAGGCGGCACAtaaaaatgccaacaacaaaagaaacacACACAGTGACGATAACATAGGCAATGCCACACGCATTAGCCCTATCACCGTCACTAGCAGCAGCCGAGACGCGCTGGCAGCAGAACCAGCAACGTCGATGCCAATTCCGGCAAACCGGTCAGCCCCCTCCGCTCTACTACCAGCGCCGCCCAGTCGTAAGCAAACATCTGTCGCTAACGCGTCAATACCAATaacaacggcaacaacagcAGCCATAGCGCGACCACGTTCACCATTCAGCGGCAAAGAGAGTGCGAGCGGTGCCGAAGCGATCGTGTCAGCATCAGCACCTGTTCAG CGCgcaccaacaaaaacaacagtttcCGTCGCTTCACCTCCAACGCCAGCGCCGGATGTAGCACCCGCTGTTTTAAACACGGAGAGTACGCATGTCAATTTGAATGCTTCCGGTCGTTCGCAACCGAAACTACAACAACATCACACACCCACTGCACAGCCAAGCGGGCAACAGCTACAACATCAGCAGCAAAAGGCTAAATTGTCACCGTCAAATGTTGCTGGCGTCGCAAGTGCTGGCCATTTACAGCAGCAGCAACTGCATCATCAccaacaacagctacaacaacatcaacagcaTTATCAAAATAACAATGGCACATCGCCATCGAATGGTAGTAGCCATAaagtggcagcaacaacaacggcggCAACAACATCGAACGTATCAATACCCGTCGAAACGGTGCCACCGATGCGTACCATTGAACTGTCGACGGGTCGCATACGTGAAGGTTTCG cgaacgGCGATGTTATTGTTACTTTGTTACCTGCCAACACTAAGTGGCCATGGGTAACGCCAGCTATATTCCGTCCTGAACTTGTACCCGAAGAGCTGATGGCGCAAGGTCTAACC CTCACCGTCGAAGAGTACGTCAACGCCATGGAGACATTGGTCAACGATTACCGCTTCACCGTCTACAACATCTGCTACAAGCGTATACTCGTCTGCTGGATTTTGTTAGCCTTCACAGTATTGCTAACATTGCTCTTCTCCGGCCTACAGGGTGTGGCGCTCTTCTCGCTCGGCGTCGGTTGGCTCTTTCTTAATGCGGCCGCCATTTTCCTCTGCATGTGGGTAAAACTTCGCCTATCACGTGGCCTGGAGAAATGTTTGGCACGCGTCAATCGTCAGCTAATGAAGCATAAAATTCTACTCATACTCGACGACCGTGGACGCATCTCATGCCACAAAGTAAACTTGTGCTTCATGTATTTCGATGCGACGCAATGTGTTAGTTTCCTGAATGAATTTCTCGAACACACCGAACAAAATGGTGGTGAGGCTATCAAGGCGGGTTGGGAGCGCAAATTAGATATTGATGTGAATGATATTGTCATACAGGGCAATAATCCGGTGCGTTTGTCGCGCAAGCAG GAGCGCGGCACTCAGCTTTTCCTGCGTTATGCCTCACGATGGGGTATGGAGGCGTTACGTGGTCTGGTCGATGTTACGCCACTGGAGCCGGGACGTCATTGTGGACAATTCCAGTGTCCCTGCCAATACATAAAAGAGCATTTGCAGTGCAAACCGCGAG TTGTTATAAATAGCATAGGCCAGGTTGTTTGGAGTCGTTTTCCAATGTACTTAGAATGA
- the LOC106623230 gene encoding uncharacterized protein isoform X1 yields the protein MSDNGEQQAPTQPATVSHPLQDIALDVPDDAAGGKQNWVKFDDDEAAHKNANNKRNTHSDDNIGNATRISPITVTSSSRDALAAEPATSMPIPANRSAPSALLPAPPSRKQTSVANASIPITTATTAAIARPRSPFSGKESASGAEAIVSASAPVQRAPTKTTVSVASPPTPAPDVAPAVLNTESTHVNLNASGRSQPKLQQHHTPTAQPSGQQLQHQQQKAKLSPSNVAGVASAGHLQQQQLHHHQQQLQQHQQHYQNNNGTSPSNGSSHKVAATTTAATTSNVSIPVETVPPMRTIELSTGRIREGFANGDVIVTLLPANTKWPWVTPAIFRPELVPEELMAQGLTLTVEEYVNAMETLVNDYRFTVYNICYKRILVCWILLAFTVLLTLLFSGLQGVALFSLGVGWLFLNAAAIFLCMWVKLRLSRGLEKCLARVNRQLMKHKILLILDDRGRISCHKVNLCFMYFDATQCVSFLNEFLEHTEQNGGEAIKAGWERKLDIDVNDIVIQGNNPVRLSRKQVVAQELFLSYLQRWGKDFLRRRLDWTVQEAGVHETPRHLQSSICPCQYEEELLRNKIKIQLRGKQCCGINCIGCWL from the exons ATGTCCGATAACGGTGAACAACAAGCGCCCACACAACCGGCCACCGTCTCACATCCACTGCAGGATATCGCCTTGGATGTGCCGGACGATGCTGCCGGTGGCAAACAAAACTGGGTTAAATTCGATGATGACGAGGCGGCACAtaaaaatgccaacaacaaaagaaacacACACAGTGACGATAACATAGGCAATGCCACACGCATTAGCCCTATCACCGTCACTAGCAGCAGCCGAGACGCGCTGGCAGCAGAACCAGCAACGTCGATGCCAATTCCGGCAAACCGGTCAGCCCCCTCCGCTCTACTACCAGCGCCGCCCAGTCGTAAGCAAACATCTGTCGCTAACGCGTCAATACCAATaacaacggcaacaacagcAGCCATAGCGCGACCACGTTCACCATTCAGCGGCAAAGAGAGTGCGAGCGGTGCCGAAGCGATCGTGTCAGCATCAGCACCTGTTCAG CGCgcaccaacaaaaacaacagtttcCGTCGCTTCACCTCCAACGCCAGCGCCGGATGTAGCACCCGCTGTTTTAAACACGGAGAGTACGCATGTCAATTTGAATGCTTCCGGTCGTTCGCAACCGAAACTACAACAACATCACACACCCACTGCACAGCCAAGCGGGCAACAGCTACAACATCAGCAGCAAAAGGCTAAATTGTCACCGTCAAATGTTGCTGGCGTCGCAAGTGCTGGCCATTTACAGCAGCAGCAACTGCATCATCAccaacaacagctacaacaacatcaacagcaTTATCAAAATAACAATGGCACATCGCCATCGAATGGTAGTAGCCATAaagtggcagcaacaacaacggcggCAACAACATCGAACGTATCAATACCCGTCGAAACGGTGCCACCGATGCGTACCATTGAACTGTCGACGGGTCGCATACGTGAAGGTTTCG cgaacgGCGATGTTATTGTTACTTTGTTACCTGCCAACACTAAGTGGCCATGGGTAACGCCAGCTATATTCCGTCCTGAACTTGTACCCGAAGAGCTGATGGCGCAAGGTCTAACC CTCACCGTCGAAGAGTACGTCAACGCCATGGAGACATTGGTCAACGATTACCGCTTCACCGTCTACAACATCTGCTACAAGCGTATACTCGTCTGCTGGATTTTGTTAGCCTTCACAGTATTGCTAACATTGCTCTTCTCCGGCCTACAGGGTGTGGCGCTCTTCTCGCTCGGCGTCGGTTGGCTCTTTCTTAATGCGGCCGCCATTTTCCTCTGCATGTGGGTAAAACTTCGCCTATCACGTGGCCTGGAGAAATGTTTGGCACGCGTCAATCGTCAGCTAATGAAGCATAAAATTCTACTCATACTCGACGACCGTGGACGCATCTCATGCCACAAAGTAAACTTGTGCTTCATGTATTTCGATGCGACGCAATGTGTTAGTTTCCTGAATGAATTTCTCGAACACACCGAACAAAATGGTGGTGAGGCTATCAAGGCGGGTTGGGAGCGCAAATTAGATATTGATGTGAATGATATTGTCATACAGGGCAATAATCCGGTGCGTTTGTCGCGCAAGCAG GTTGTAGCACAGGAGCTGTTCCTCAGCTATTTGCAACGTTGGGGCAAGGATTTTCTGCGTCGCCGCTTGGACTGGACCGTGCAGGAGGCGGGCGTGCACGAGACACCGCGCCATTTGCAATCGTCCATATGCCCGTGTCAGTACGAGGAGGAGCTGCTGcgcaacaaaatcaaaatacaatTGCGAGGCAAGCAGTGCTGTGGCATTAATTGCATTGGTTGCTGGCTTTAG